A window from Brachyhypopomus gauderio isolate BG-103 chromosome 6, BGAUD_0.2, whole genome shotgun sequence encodes these proteins:
- the plekho1a gene encoding pleckstrin homology domain-containing family O member 1-A isoform X1 yields MKKSHLVKRGLQDANQLSSQPDKVGWIRKFCGKGIFREIWRNRFVMLKGDHLYIFEKEMKNNGKTHEVFDLVEYERSEEVRKARSHSKKNHSKFALLHSRQPGARTPNLVFLAVSPEEKESWINVLNTAINRAKNRILDEVTIEEESLLAHPTRDRAKIPLRRRLPTRAHLLAVASTSSEGMLTLDLVHEEDSTLLEEDHAVWVKDNHGNLDLLAPARKRAGTDVSRPRATPAEDGVKTSSLPRGSELCWCHQDQSHLAQPGLKLLSQGRSRCGSMDDALSRGEWRSTKNDGLSRPGKLCQSPTSHLEDLISQRLQRTQELLAEIQEQVPHRTQIGSQPHLRGFDSPRLRHLRGSESPHCKSSNSHNSVHGKNTNSSPQRKARDSPTSKTKGSPHVKAKDSPLWMTSKSPHSKGSLRSKSIDSPDSKGSNSPLMKCIDLTHIKGSDSPLSAGSTSPHVKNMDSPSLWLLSSPHLKGPRGVDSPLSHAPDWESRRATAERLLQEAISSWEEARDVLAEVKELQARQQRAEQSKTANTSMSSQDNKHKSP; encoded by the exons ATGAAGAAAAGCCATCTGGTCAAAAGG GGTCTTCAAGATGCCAACCAGCTGTCATCGCAGCCTGACAAAGTAGGATGGATTCGCAAGTTCTGTGGCAAAGGGATTTTCAGGGAAATATGGAGAAATCGATTTGTGATGCTTAAGGGAGACCATCTATATATTTTTGAGAAAGAG ATGAAGAACAACGGGAAGACGCACGAAGTGTTTGACCTGGTGGAGTACGAGCGCTCGGAGGAGGTGCGCAAGGCCCGGAGCCACAGCAAGAAGAACCACAGCAAGTTCGCTCTGCTTCACAGCCggcagcccggcgcccgg ACTCCCAATCTTGTATTTTTGGCTGTCAGTCCAGAGGAAAAAGAGTCCTGGATTAATGTTCTAAACACTGCGATTAACAGAGCCAAGAACCGCATTCTGGATGAG GTCACAATTGAGGAGGAGAGCCTGTTGGCTCACCCCACACGTGACCGTGCCAAGATCCCCCTCAGGCGACGCCTGCCCACTCGGGCTCATCTCCTGGCTGTG GCCTCCACGAGTTCAGAGGGAATGCTGACCCTGGACCTGGTGCATGAGGAGGACAGCACACTGCTTGAGGAGGATCATGCTGTGTGGGTCAAAGACAACCATGGGAACTTAGACTTGTTGGCTCCTGCTAGGAAACGTGCGGGTACAGATGTCTCCAGGCCCCGCGCAACTCCAGCAGAGGATGGGGTGAAGACCAGCAGCCTACCCCGTGGGAGTGAGCTGTGCTGGTGCCACCAGGACCAGTCACACCTAGCTCAGCCTGGTTTGAAGCTCTTATCTCAGGGAAGGAGTCGCTGTGGGTCTATGGATGACGCCCTGTCCCGAGGAGAATGGCGGTCCACCAAGAATGATGGTCTCAGTCGCCCGGGCAAGCTGTGCCAGAGTCCCACGAGTCACCTGGAGGACCTGATCAGCCAGCGGCTACAAAGAACCCAGGAGCTACTGGCTGAAATCCAGGAGCAGGTACCCCACAGGACCCAGATAGGCTCTCAGCCCCATCTGAGAGGCTTCGACTCCCCACGTCTACGACATTTGAGGGGCTCGGAGTCTCCTCATTGCAAGAGCTCAAACTCCCACAACTCAGTTCATGGGAAAAATACCAACTCTTCCCCGCAACGTAAGGCCAGAGACTCACCCACTTCAAAGACGAAGGGCTCGCCCCACGTAAAGGCAAAGGATTCCCCTCTGTGGATGACCTCAAAGTCCCCTCATTCCAAGGGTTCCCTCCGTTCAAAGAGCATCGATTCGCCCGATTCAAAGGGTTCCAACTCACCCCTTATGAAATGCATCGACCTGACCCACATCAAGGGTTCAGACTCACCGCTGTCTGCTGGTTCAACCTCGCCCCATGTAAAGAACATGGACTCACCCAGTTTGTGGCTTTTAAGTTCTCCCCATCTGAAAGGGCCAAGAGGAGTGGACTCTCCTCTCAGCCACGCACCAGACTGGGAGAGCAGGAGGGCCACAGCCGAACGGCTGCTGCAGGAAGCGATCTCCTCCTGGGAGGAGGCGAGGGACGTCCTGGCAGAGGTGAAGGAGCTTCAGGCCAGACAACAGCGGGCAGAGCAGAGCAAGACTGCAAACACCTCCATGTCCTCACAGGACAACAAACATAAAAGCCCCTAA
- the plekho1a gene encoding pleckstrin homology domain-containing family O member 1-A isoform X2 — protein sequence MKKSHLVKRGLQDANQLSSQPDKVGWIRKFCGKGIFREIWRNRFVMLKGDHLYIFEKETPNLVFLAVSPEEKESWINVLNTAINRAKNRILDEVTIEEESLLAHPTRDRAKIPLRRRLPTRAHLLAVASTSSEGMLTLDLVHEEDSTLLEEDHAVWVKDNHGNLDLLAPARKRAGTDVSRPRATPAEDGVKTSSLPRGSELCWCHQDQSHLAQPGLKLLSQGRSRCGSMDDALSRGEWRSTKNDGLSRPGKLCQSPTSHLEDLISQRLQRTQELLAEIQEQVPHRTQIGSQPHLRGFDSPRLRHLRGSESPHCKSSNSHNSVHGKNTNSSPQRKARDSPTSKTKGSPHVKAKDSPLWMTSKSPHSKGSLRSKSIDSPDSKGSNSPLMKCIDLTHIKGSDSPLSAGSTSPHVKNMDSPSLWLLSSPHLKGPRGVDSPLSHAPDWESRRATAERLLQEAISSWEEARDVLAEVKELQARQQRAEQSKTANTSMSSQDNKHKSP from the exons ATGAAGAAAAGCCATCTGGTCAAAAGG GGTCTTCAAGATGCCAACCAGCTGTCATCGCAGCCTGACAAAGTAGGATGGATTCGCAAGTTCTGTGGCAAAGGGATTTTCAGGGAAATATGGAGAAATCGATTTGTGATGCTTAAGGGAGACCATCTATATATTTTTGAGAAAGAG ACTCCCAATCTTGTATTTTTGGCTGTCAGTCCAGAGGAAAAAGAGTCCTGGATTAATGTTCTAAACACTGCGATTAACAGAGCCAAGAACCGCATTCTGGATGAG GTCACAATTGAGGAGGAGAGCCTGTTGGCTCACCCCACACGTGACCGTGCCAAGATCCCCCTCAGGCGACGCCTGCCCACTCGGGCTCATCTCCTGGCTGTG GCCTCCACGAGTTCAGAGGGAATGCTGACCCTGGACCTGGTGCATGAGGAGGACAGCACACTGCTTGAGGAGGATCATGCTGTGTGGGTCAAAGACAACCATGGGAACTTAGACTTGTTGGCTCCTGCTAGGAAACGTGCGGGTACAGATGTCTCCAGGCCCCGCGCAACTCCAGCAGAGGATGGGGTGAAGACCAGCAGCCTACCCCGTGGGAGTGAGCTGTGCTGGTGCCACCAGGACCAGTCACACCTAGCTCAGCCTGGTTTGAAGCTCTTATCTCAGGGAAGGAGTCGCTGTGGGTCTATGGATGACGCCCTGTCCCGAGGAGAATGGCGGTCCACCAAGAATGATGGTCTCAGTCGCCCGGGCAAGCTGTGCCAGAGTCCCACGAGTCACCTGGAGGACCTGATCAGCCAGCGGCTACAAAGAACCCAGGAGCTACTGGCTGAAATCCAGGAGCAGGTACCCCACAGGACCCAGATAGGCTCTCAGCCCCATCTGAGAGGCTTCGACTCCCCACGTCTACGACATTTGAGGGGCTCGGAGTCTCCTCATTGCAAGAGCTCAAACTCCCACAACTCAGTTCATGGGAAAAATACCAACTCTTCCCCGCAACGTAAGGCCAGAGACTCACCCACTTCAAAGACGAAGGGCTCGCCCCACGTAAAGGCAAAGGATTCCCCTCTGTGGATGACCTCAAAGTCCCCTCATTCCAAGGGTTCCCTCCGTTCAAAGAGCATCGATTCGCCCGATTCAAAGGGTTCCAACTCACCCCTTATGAAATGCATCGACCTGACCCACATCAAGGGTTCAGACTCACCGCTGTCTGCTGGTTCAACCTCGCCCCATGTAAAGAACATGGACTCACCCAGTTTGTGGCTTTTAAGTTCTCCCCATCTGAAAGGGCCAAGAGGAGTGGACTCTCCTCTCAGCCACGCACCAGACTGGGAGAGCAGGAGGGCCACAGCCGAACGGCTGCTGCAGGAAGCGATCTCCTCCTGGGAGGAGGCGAGGGACGTCCTGGCAGAGGTGAAGGAGCTTCAGGCCAGACAACAGCGGGCAGAGCAGAGCAAGACTGCAAACACCTCCATGTCCTCACAGGACAACAAACATAAAAGCCCCTAA